The following DNA comes from Chrysiogenes arsenatis DSM 11915.
GCTGACTGTTGGACGGGGCAGTGGGGATATCCTGCCCAGCGTTTTTAACTGCTGCAGAAATGGCTGTTCGACTTCGGTGTATTCACTCATTCCCGCTCTCCTTCGTGCAGAGCTTGCAAGCAGTGTTTGCCGAGCGCAGTCAGCCGGTAGCGCTGCTTGCTGCTGCGGGGTTTATCGGGCAGAGTCATTTCGATCACGCCTGCCTCCAATGCTGGCGTTAGGTACAAGCTGCTGAAGCTCACCCGGTCGCGCAGCGCCATGGCAGCCATCAGCTCACTCCGGCTCATCTCGCCTGCCAGCACTTTAAGCAAGGGGGTGACTTGCTGGGTGACTTGCTGGGTAACTTGCTGGGTAACTTCGGGGGTGGCATCCGCCATTGGATGCACTGGCAGTCGGATCAGGTAGGCAAGGCGTTCATCGTCGGTTTCGAAGACTGGCGCAGGCGAGCCATTAGCGGCCATCGCTTTGAGGATTTTTGGTACACCGGTAGAACGCCCTTCAGTCAGATCCAGCTCCTTGAGAAACTCGCCGATACGGCGATTACGGTAGCGGCGGCTTACCGCCCGGCCAGCGGCAAAATCTTCCAGCCGGATAGAGCGATCTGGACCGGGTACACTCAACACCACCAGCTCGCTGCGGCTGATGCGCACTTCAATCGGTTCGCGCTCTTCGTAGGAACGGTGATACACCGCATTGACCAGCACCTCTTCAATGGCGGCATAGGGAAAATTCCATACCCGTGTGGCTTCGGCCCGGTCGGGGTGCTTGATCACCGTCTCGTGCAGATAGTTGCGCTGGATATACCCCAGTACCTCGCGGATCATACGCGCTAGCGGGCCTTTGAAGATTTTCTCGTCAAAGCGGTCACCACCAGCCCCTTCGGGAAACCAGACGACATCAATCTGCGTATAGGGGAAAAAGCGCTCTGGATTTTCATTGAAAAACAGCAGGCCGACGTTTTTCGGCCAGGGCGATTCTGCCGGACCACCGACAACATTCATCTGCCGCCCCAAGGCTTCAACGGAAAGGTTTTCGCCATCTTTGGCCAAGGCACTACCCACTTCGCGCAGATATTCCAGCATCAGCGGTTTAGACAAATCCGCCACGCTGGCCTGCTGGGCATAGCGATCATCAAAGGGCACCGTAGCCGTCAGGCTCAGCAGCTCCCGCTCGGTGTCGCCCTTGGCTTCCACCGTACTGCTGTAACGGCGAATGTAGTAATGCCAAATTTTCTGTTTAGCCGTAACCGATGCCGGTGCTTTGTAGGGGCGATTCATGCCGCCGGGAGCCTGCAATACCATCAGGGTGCGCCCAGCCACGCGTTCGATGCTCAGCGCTGGAAAATAGGGCGGCTGAATCAACTGGCAGGCGGCCAGCAATTGCTGCTGGATGTGGTCGAGTTGCTCTTCTGCCAAACCCACAGGGGGAAACTGCGGCTGGCCATTGGCATCGCAATCCTGACCGATCACCACATAGCCGCCGCCCAGATTTTCAAAATCGTTGGCAAAAGCGCACAGGGTGCGGATGATGGCATCGGGATTCCAGCCCGCCTTGTATTCGATGCGCTCCCCTTCCACCCGGCGCTGGTGCAGCAGGTCATCAATGTTGATGGGTAGGCTGTCAGGCATGGGCGGCCTCTGTATCGGGGGTGACCGGCACTGCGCCGGTGAGTACGTCCTGCAGAGCGTCGGGGTTGGTCATACTCCCGTGCAAATCGTCGCAAGCGTACAGCAGCTGGGATTCATGGTGGGAAAGAGTGAGTTTTCGTTTCATGTGATCCTATCGTTTAGATTGATGGAGGTTTTGTCGCTTTAACAGCTTCCATGTTTTCCGACGCAGCCTCGTGGCTTCTGTATGTATTGCTAATATGTTTTATGTGGCTCGGCATAACTCTTTGTAACTGGATACGCTGTTGATTTCAACTAATACAAAGAGCCGGTATCAGGAACTTAGAAAATTACCGGAACCAGAGTTCCACCACAGATTTTGCTGGCGAGCTTTTTTTGTTTTACGCTTGTCCTTCGGAGGGCGTGGGGGTTATGTTTTTGTCGAATTTCACACGACAATGCTTTGCGAGATAGTGGTGATAGGTAATGCAAGATGAACTACAGCAACTATGCAATGAGTGGGAACTCGGAGTCTGCACTTATCAGCCATACCTGTGATCGTACACGGCAATTGTCCTTGGCCAGCTATGACCGATAACGCAACACTGCACGAACCTGATCCATGAGCTTTACACTTGAATCGGGACGGAATTTGTGACTTTTTTTCCATGTTTCACCTCTAATATCGCAATAGATAGAAAATGAAACTATTTTCTATTTTTCATTGCAACACGGAAGAATGCGGGATACAATTTTCCGTGTTTATAGCCTTAATGTCACGAAATATGGAAAGTTTTCCAGATATAGGGGTGTGATATGCGGAAAAAATTCTATTTATTGCAATGTTAGATCTCGGAGGAGCGTATGAGTGACGATCAAAAAGGTAGTGTGATGTCTAGAGAAAAAATATTGGAAAAAGCCAAAAATCTAGCTACTCCAATAAACTTTGAAGATTTGATTGCTAATGGCATTCTCGAAAAGAAAGGTGCCTGGTACAAAATCCTAGATATGGAGCGTTTGCCTGAGCATGCTAAAGATAAAATCACTGAGTTTGCTTCAGATGGAATGGTAAAGTTCCTCAAAGCAACCAAATCTGCACAAAAGCTTGTAGATAAGCTTTCAAAATGAAATCGTGCAAAATAATCTAACAAGTGGCAGCAGCATCGACTCTACGGGCCTGCCTAACATAACGCTTGGCACAGCGGCGAGCGTTATGTTAGGCAGGCCGGAAAAATCAGGGCTTATTAGCATAGGAGTCGGGTTTGCGAATCGAACGCGAAGAGCTGCAGGTTGGCGCCTCGAAGGTGACTGGCTTGAAGAAAGACATTCAAGATGCTGAAAAGGCATATCTAGGGATGTCGTTCTGGATTAAGGCAGGCGAAAGAAGCGTTGGATGGATTAAAGGGAGGTGTGAAATGATTGATGTTAAAATAATTATTGTCGTAGCTGTGATGGTGTTTGGTGGGATCGCGCTTGCATTCATTCTCCAGTATTTCTTTGGTAAAAAAGACAAGCAGGCCGATAGCGCAAAGGAAGTGTTTGTTGCGGATCGGACGCTCTATGTTGTCAACGCGACTAATGATGGAAAAAGCGAACGTCGTGCTATCCGTTTTCTCGTCAGTAATAAAGGGAAAATTGAGATATACCAGTCAGATTGCGATTTAATCTTCAGTGAGAGTCGCATGGGAGAGATTGAGATTGAGCACCAGTTAAGTGATGTGAAATGCGAGGTGCTTGGTGCTGGCAGAGTGAAAGTGACTAAGATTCCGATTGATCCACGCAATAAGAAGATTGATATTTTTGGGGATAAAGCTGGATCTTGCTCAAATAGCATATTTGATGATATCGATGAGGCTAGTCGTATAAATTACGATTCTATTAATTCGAGTGTGTAAAATATTTTGTGTAAGTGGCCATTTAAGATACTATTCTGATCATATCTCAAGGAGTATCCCATGGCCATTTCCGATGAACTTCTCGACCAGCTTCTTGTCAACTATAAAAAGCCTGAAGATCTTGTAGGCGAAGGCGGTCTACTCAAAGAGTTAACGAAGCGACTTGTAGAGCGTGCAATGCAGACAGAGATGACAGACCATCTTGGCTATGCCAAACATGGAAAGTCAGACAAGCAGGCTGGAAACTCACGCAACGGCAAATATCCAAAGACTATTAGCGGCGAGTTTGGTGAGCTTCAGATCAATGTCCCCCGTGACCGCGACGCCAGTTTTGAGCCAAAAATTATCCCCAAAGGTCAAAGCCGTTTTCATGGTTTTGACGATAAAATCCTCTCTATGTACGCGCTGGGCATGAGTAC
Coding sequences within:
- a CDS encoding Fic family protein translates to MPDSLPINIDDLLHQRRVEGERIEYKAGWNPDAIIRTLCAFANDFENLGGGYVVIGQDCDANGQPQFPPVGLAEEQLDHIQQQLLAACQLIQPPYFPALSIERVAGRTLMVLQAPGGMNRPYKAPASVTAKQKIWHYYIRRYSSTVEAKGDTERELLSLTATVPFDDRYAQQASVADLSKPLMLEYLREVGSALAKDGENLSVEALGRQMNVVGGPAESPWPKNVGLLFFNENPERFFPYTQIDVVWFPEGAGGDRFDEKIFKGPLARMIREVLGYIQRNYLHETVIKHPDRAEATRVWNFPYAAIEEVLVNAVYHRSYEEREPIEVRISRSELVVLSVPGPDRSIRLEDFAAGRAVSRRYRNRRIGEFLKELDLTEGRSTGVPKILKAMAANGSPAPVFETDDERLAYLIRLPVHPMADATPEVTQQVTQQVTQQVTPLLKVLAGEMSRSELMAAMALRDRVSFSSLYLTPALEAGVIEMTLPDKPRSSKQRYRLTALGKHCLQALHEGERE